The following are encoded in a window of Plasmodium vivax chromosome 10, whole genome shotgun sequence genomic DNA:
- a CDS encoding U6 snRNA-associated Sm-like protein LSm4, putative (encoded by transcript PVX_080230A), producing the protein MLFFTFFQQLAEKNHHVTVELKNDLQISGVLHSVDQYLNIKLTNVTVNHPEKYPHLLSIKSCFVRGSVVRYVFLPSKEIDVEKLHHMCRKEAKMTSEKEKERK; encoded by the exons atg cttttttttaccttttttcaACAACTGGCAGAGAAAAACCACCACGTGACGGTCGAACTGAAAAATGATTTGCAAATATCTGGGGTGCTGCACTCGGTAGACCAATATCTGAACATCAAATTGACCAATGTGACTGTGAACCACCCGGAGAAGTATCCTCACTTG CTGTCCATCAAGTCCTGCTTCGTGCGGGGCTCTGTCGTGAGGTACGTTTTCCTGCCGTCCAAGGAAATCGACGTGGAGAAGTTACACCACATGTGCAGGAAGGAAGCCAAGATGACTtcggagaaggagaaggagaggaagtgA
- a CDS encoding hypothetical protein, conserved (encoded by transcript PVX_080235A) has translation MKEDKEVEKGGDKTNKNEKQREKFSDINLKVEAYGEGDYRLLRYLPDGSCVFEQIPDEENKNMKNLQQYAQLFCSAMEKTIQIKSNDENLKNDKEWTQGEEYRVKVEEDLKELMVLFDLMLGTLNYDKGTRYLTLNKCNYVRDLKADKQDICIAVTTRKELLQMLRKLCEETKKQINSINGIVAQKYFLHFINQLIQYWKVLNKKYFEIDYLQLDNNFPYVTEVSVEYFFLPSYFWNFSSNPIFLSWPPYPSFSPFKSQYAHVTFSLAGLEKDLKGGMNNQASGSPIDDSLFRHKPTQRQGIGEMVPPLSEEHKSDDPSEGAQNAHSSSCKSDGGKPNEEHTFLKGERGTSKQSYSFYYPNGKEEEIKIFHLLDSLSVISVEFEGIAAHLIENNYAIQFDLCPLNVQLKNELKRQTKGNPAWGGNTFPERIIPENIFFEQAKKVHAKLTTAQWVLIDKSIFCILAEQANNLKDRNNNLAIQLPSVMGKRKKIKIHCTDINHKCLEFLISDVLIPSPGRKSIPVDFCFAVMYEPTEGVRGKLAEGSARGKANGDAAEGDAAEGDPHGDDLADPAQVSRGGRNGEVARDNELALDNELALDNELALDNELALDYELVQLFLHLSLAKIRDLFICSWKYFSFEMPYYSADIHPLIYQNVFPDPRSGSLITTFFSWFIASMEKYLRASGVKQL, from the coding sequence atgaaggaagaCAAAGAAGTCGAGAAGGGGGGTGACAAGACGAACAAGAATGAAAAGCAGAGGGAAAAATTTAGCGATATCAATTTGAAGGTGGAGGCATATGGAGAGGGGGACTACAGACTGCTCAGATATCTACCAGATGGGTCCTGCGTTTTCGAACAAATAccagatgaagaaaataaaaatatgaaaaatctACAACAGTATGCACAGCTATTCTGTTCTGCAATGGAAAAAACGattcaaataaaaagcaatgatgagaatttaaaaaatgataaagaaTGGACACAAGGGGAGGAATACAGAGTGAAGGTCGAGGAGGATTTAAAAGAGTTGATGGTTTTATTTGACCTTATGTTAGGCACTCTTAATTATGATAAGGGCACTAGGTATTTAACCCTAAATAAGTGTAACTATGTGAGGGATTTAAAAGCTGACAAGCAGGACATCTGCATCGCCGTTACGACCAGGAAGGAACTCCTACAGATGTTGCGAAAATTATGTGAAGAGACAAAAAAGCAGATTAACTCCATAAACGGCATAGTTGcgcagaaatattttttacatttcatcAACCAACTTATTCAATACTGGAAagtgttaaataaaaaatatttcgaaaTTGATTATTTACAACTTGATAATAATTTCCCCTACGTTACGGAGGTGTCCGttgagtatttttttttgccttcctaTTTTTGGAACTTTTCCTCCAACCCGATTTTTCTCTCCTGGCCTCCCTACccctccttctcccccttcaaATCGCAGTATGCGCATGTTACTTTTTCGCTAGCTGGGTTGGAGAAGGACCTAAAGGGGGGCATGAATAACCAGGCTAGCGGTTCCCCTATTGACGACTCGCTATTTAGGCATAAACCGACCCAAAGGCAGGGCATAGGCGAAATGGTTCCTCCTCTTAGTGAAGAACACAAAAGTGATGACCCATCAGAGGGTGCACAAAATGCACACAGCAGTAGCTGCAAATCGGATGGAGGCAAACCGAATGAAGAGCACACATTCCTTAAGGGTGAGCGTGGAACATCTAAACAGAGCTACTCTTTTTACTacccaaatgggaaggaagaagaaataaaaatattccacCTGCTAGACAGCCTGAGCGTCATTTCCGTCGAGTTCGAAGGAATAGCTGCGCACTTGATCGAAAACAACTACGCCATCCAGTTTGATTTGTGCCCTTTAAACGTACAACTAAAGAACGaattaaaaaggcaaacGAAGGGAAATCCcgcatgggggggaaacactTTTCCTGAAAGAATAATTccagaaaatatttttttcgagcAAGCCAAAAAAGTGCACGCCAAATTGACAACTGCACAGTGGGTACTGATAGATAAATCGATTTTCTGCATCCTGGCTGAACAAGCAAATAATTTGAAAGACagaaataataatttggCAATACAGCTTCCCAGCGTGATggggaagagaaagaaaattaaaattcaCTGCACGGATATAAACCACAAGTGTCTGGAGTTCCTCATAAGCGACGTTCTGATTCCCTCCCCCGGGAGGAAATCCATTCCGGTGGATTTCTGCTTCGCTGTGATGTACGAGCCGACTGAGGGGGTTCGCGGCAAGTTGGCGGAGGGGAGCGCGAGGGGAAAAGCCAACGGGGACGCTGCTGAAGGTGACGCTGCGGAAGGCGACCCACATGGGGATGATTTGGCTGACCCCGCCCAAGTGAGTCGCGGCGGACGCAACGGCGAAGTCGCGCGGGACAACGAACTCGCGCTGGACAACGAACTCGCGCTGGACAACGAACTCGCGCTGGACAACGAACTCGCGCTGGACTACGAACTCGTGCAGCTGTTCCTCCACCTGTCTCTCGCGAAGATACGGGATTTGTTTATTTGCTCCTGGAAATATTTCTCCTTCGAAATGCCCTACTATTCTGCTGACATCCATCCGCTGATTTATCAGAATGTTTTCCCCGACCCGCGCTCCGGCAGCTTAATCAccacttttttctcctgGTTCATTGCATCCATGGAGAAGTACTTGCGCGCGAGCGGGGTGAAGCAGCTGTGA
- a CDS encoding hypothetical protein, conserved (encoded by transcript PVX_080225A): MQGSYLKKRLRANVQAKLYSSFIPGPLSRGKGEVPHPIYRTHESSTDLTKLTQRSTYNTYKNRVFTPGMYGNVPPNYMNMQMNSHENNASGSPNGMSFNYENQPNSYHPMKYNYGVNAEGVDNPAMATSASAAASAATANTTYQYFSIFGSSAMCLIKPIYPDYIVNKNKVTIYGKGGFQFVFMKKHSNSNRYDKGNKMSIILKINSLAHLLSLKDAEKIKTPICVKGSNNNCLIIDRHKEKKDHIVIRYKYQPSAANPDGNLGEVNSLDVEVNQSLQINNLSDEKKNNFEELHVSSPFSEFLLFQKAANLLLPQLLGWARQH; this comes from the coding sequence ATGCAGGGGAGCTACCTAAAGAAGCGGCTGCGCGCCAATGTGCAGGCAAAGCTGTACAGCAGCTTCATTCCTGGGCCTTTGAGcagaggaaaaggggaagttccCCACCCCATATACAGAACCCATGAAAGCAGCACAGACTTGACCAAACTGACCCAAAGGAGTACCTACAACACATACAAAAATAGGGTGTTCACCCCAGGGATGTACGGTAATGTGCCCCCCAATTATATGAACATGCAAATGAACAGCCATGAAAATAACGCGAGTGGCTCGCCAAACGGGATGAGTTTTAATTACGAAAATCAGCCGAACAGTTATCACCCGATGAAGTACAACTATGGAGTGAATGCCGAAGGTGTGGACAACCCGGCCATGGCCACTTCCGCCTCTGCCGCTGCTTCTGCTGCCACCGCCAACACGACGTACCAATACTTTAGCATTTTTGGCAGCTCGGCCATGTGCCTAATAAAGCCAATATACCCAGACTACATCGttaataaaaacaaagtgaCCATCTATGGAAAGGGGGGGTTCCAATTTGTCTTCATGAAAAAACACAGCAACTCGAATAGGTACGACAAAGGCAACAAAATGAGCATAATACTCAAAATCAACAGTTTGGCCCATTTGCTCTCCCTCAAGGACGCGGAGAAGATAAAGACGCCCATATGTGTCAAGGGCAGCAACAACAACTGCCTAATAATCGATAGGcacaaggagaagaaggaccACATAGTGATACGTTACAAGTACCAGCCGTCTGCCGCCAACCCGGATGGCAACTTGGGAGAAGTGAATAGCCTCGATGTGGAAGTTAACCAGAGTCTCCAGATTAACAACTTGAGTGacgagaagaagaacaatTTTGAGGAACTCCATGTCAGCTCTCCCTTTTCCGAATTTCTGCTTTTTCAGAAGGCAGCCAATTTGTTGCTCCCGCAGTTGCTCGGCTGGGCCAGGCAGCACTGA
- a CDS encoding 40S ribosomal protein S9, putative (encoded by transcript PVX_080245A) — protein MPKSYRNYSKTARNPKRPFEKERLDQELKLIGEYGLKNKREIWRVQYLLAKIRSAARYLLTLDEKSSKRIFQGEALLRRMVRQGLLGENEEKLDYVLGLTLPKLLERRLQTKVFKLGLAKSVHHARVLIRQRHIRVGKQMVDIPSFLVRVDSEKHIDFSTTSPFGGSRPGRVKRKTLKNQKEKNEEENS, from the exons atgccGAAGAGTTACAGGAATTACTCCAAAACGGCTAGGAACCCAAAGCGTCCCTTTGAAAAG GAACGTTTAGACCAAGAGTTGAAGCTCATCGGTGAATACGGGCTTAAGAACAAGAGGGAAATATGGAG AGTGCAGTACTTGCTAGCCAAAATCCGATCAGCTGCCAGGTACCTGTTAACCCTAGACGAAAAAAGCTCCAAGAGAATATTCCAAGGAGAGGCCCTACTAAGAAGAATGGTGCGTCAAGGATTACtgggggaaaatgaagaaaagttAGATTATGTCTTAGGGTTGACTTTACCAAAATTGTTGGAGCGAAGATTGCAGACGAAGGTTTTTAAATTAGGGTTAGCCAAATCTGTGCATCATGCAAGAGTACTAATACGACAGAGACATATCCGTGTGGGAAAACAGATGGTAGATATTCCCTCCTTCTTAGTTCGTGTGGATTCGGAGAAGCACATTGACTTCTCCACCACGTCTCCCTTTGGAGGTTCCAGACCAGGAAGGGTCAAGAGAAAGACTTTGAAAAaccaaaaggagaagaacgaagaggaaaatagCTGA
- a CDS encoding hypothetical protein, conserved (encoded by transcript PVX_080250A; Apicoplast targeted protein. Curated by Stuart Ralph, Walter and Eliza Hall Institute of Medical Research, Australia.), with product MVTLPLCSTLLLALILLIISTYTSKIVTPPRGAHYNKVIASVQHGLNGRHSSHCDRIRGHSTRRLFFLKKEKQNDSHFKGLHNLKSWLDGLLGEILPGENGRGMFVGGQKRWRPGLGDALDGLLYPPYEVQRGVRCYTFAPRGGGGSSVGSKVGSSMGSNVGSNVGSKVGSSMGSNVGSNLGSRVSSSVDSRVGSDMDSNLGSRVGSNVDKRVDAGRDGPAQIERYITRQLIRLASELMRIQSGWEKDRAEENSKASSSLSGKTNNCVKWNFYLNRKNAPLKCFVYVDVPEGTVMLKPEKVEDKKKKKFLISINALNDIRRNNKEILKNIYFKKYKITFDNIYRNSNFVTLLVSRFIDHPYLLNVFSFFSLTSCGYLLTDVFCQGVLHLLSSEIIWNPLVYNVWCNVYHTTLPLKLYLAKQTYSYGKVAFDFFVNYVRSKLIRLETSLINSSLKRKVELDCREENRYDDKTFSISTECDISDEEEEDFTYI from the coding sequence ATGGTTACACTTCCCCTCTGTAGTACCCTTCTGTTGGCCTTAATCCTTCTCATAATTTCAACGTACACATCCAAAATAGTAACCCCCCCTAGAGGTGCTCACTACAACAAGGTGATTGCATCTGTGCAGCATGGCCTGAATGGGAGACACTCATCGCATTGTGATAGGATAAGGGGCCACTCCACTCGTAGGCTGTTCTTtctaaaaaaggagaaacaaaatgacTCGCATTTCAAGGGGTTACACAACCTTAAGAGTTGGTTAGATGGCCTTTTGGGTGAAATACTGCCTGGTGAGAATGGCCGTGGTATGTTCGTAGGGGGGCAGAAAAGGTGGAGGCCGGGGCTGGGCGACGCGCTCGACGGGTTGCTGTACCCTCCCTACGAGGTGCAGAGGGGAGTCAGGTGCTACACGTTCGCGCCGcgcggtggggggggaagcagtgTGGGTAGCAAAGTGGGTAGCAGTATGGGCAGCAATGTGGGTAGCAATGTGGGTAGCAAAGTGGGTAGCAGTATGGGCAGCAATGTGGGTAGCAATCTGGGCAGCCGCGTGAGCAGTAGTGTGGACAGCCGCGTGGGCAGTGATATGGACAGCAATCTGGGCAGCCGCGTGGGAAGTAATGTTGACAAACGCGTGGACGCTGGGCGCGACGGCCCCGCCCAAATCGAGCGGTACATCACCCGGCAGCTGATACGTTTAGCGAGCGAATTGATGAGGATACAGAGCGGGTGGGAAAAAGACAGAGCGGAGGAAAATTCCAAAGCGAGCAGCAGCCTTAGCGGAAAGACTAACAACTGCGTGAAGTGgaatttttacctgaacaggaAGAATGCCCCTTTAAAATGCTTCGTCTACGTGGATGTGCCAGAAGGAACGGTGATGTTAAAACCAGAAAAGGTagaggacaaaaaaaaaaaaaagtttttaatttcaatCAATGCTTTAAATGATATCAGAAGGAATAATAAAGAgatactaaaaaatatttattttaaaaaatataaaataacttTTGATAACATATATCGAAATAGCAATTTCGTAACTCTACTGGTTAGCAGATTTATTGACCACCCTTACCTCCTCaatgtgttttcttttttttctttaacatCTTGTGGCTACCTTCTGACTGATGTGTTTTGCCAAGGGGTGTTGCATTTATTAAGTAGCGAAATCATTTGGAACCCCCTCGTATACAACGTCTGGTGCAACGTATATCACACGACTTTGCCTTTGAAACTTTATTTGGCCAAACAGACCTACTCCTACGGAAAAGTCGCCTTcgatttttttgttaactaTGTAAGATCAAAATTGATTAGGTTGGAAACGTCGTTAATCAATTCTTCGCTGAAACGGAAGGTGGAATTGGACTGTCGAGAGGAAAACAGGTATGACGATAAGACGTTTTCCATTTCGACTGAGTGTGACATTTcggatgaggaagaagaggactTCACGTACATTTGA
- a CDS encoding phosphomethylpyrimidine kinase, putative (encoded by transcript PVX_080220A) produces MEGVSNILSIAGSDSCGGAGMQADIKTAMGLGCHCCTAFVVLTAQNTKEVKRIVEIEESFIVEQLDSIFADVAIDVVKLGVLYSKKVISLVHEYIINMNKKRGKKLLVVFDPVFVSSSGCLLVENLEYIKFALDLICPISCIITPNFYECKVILEALDCQMDLSKANMTELCKLVTEKLNINACLFKSCNVGENSAEENEVYAVDHLCIRRVGSTPGGEAAQMDAGGVTYLYDVYKLRSKRKPGLDIHGTGCTLSTAIACYLAKEHNILQSCIESKKYIYNCIRYAYPFGGKSLGLNHLRASQELPTFTDLDVIPIVQGSP; encoded by the coding sequence ATGGAAGGCGTAAGCAACATTTTAAGCATAGCGGGGAGTGACAGCTGTGGCGGAGCGGGCATGCAGGCAGATATAAAAACGGCAATGGGGTTAGGATGCCACTGTTGTACTGCGTTCGTCGTTTTAACAGCCCAGAACACTAAGGAGGTTAAAAGGATTGTAGAAATTGAGGAAAGCTTCATCGTGGAGCAGTTGGATAGCATTTTCGCAGATGTGGCCATCGACGTGGTGAAGCTGGGAGTTTTATATTCCAAGAAAGTCATCTCCTTAGTCCATGagtacataataaatatgaacaaaaagagggggaaaaaactgctAGTAGTTTTCGACCCAGTGTTTGTATCAAGTAGTGGGTGTCTCCTAGTGGAAAATCttgaatacataaaatttgctCTCGATTTAATATGTCCTATAAGCTGTATAATTACGCCTAACTTTTACGAGTGTAAAGTCATCCTCGAGGCACTAGACTGCCAAATGGATTTATCCAAGGCGAACATGACTGAGCTGTGCAAATTGGTGACGGAAAAGCTAAACATAAATGCCTGTTTGTTTAAGAGCTGCAACGTGGGGGAGAATTCCGCGGAGGAGAATGAGGTGTACGCAGTCGACCATTTGTGCATCAGGAGGGTTGGAAGTAcacctgggggggaagcagcacaGATGGATGCAGGGGGAGTAACCTACCTATATGACGTGTACAAACTGAGGTCTAAGCGGAAGCCAGGGCTAGACATACACGGAACGGGCTGTACCCTATCCACAGCCATAGCGTGCTACTTGGCAAAGGAGCATAACATTTTGCAATCTTGCATAGAGTCCAAAAAGTACATTTACAACTGCATCAGATATGCCTACCCCTTTGGGGGTAAAAGTCTGGGGCTGAACCATTTGAGGGCATCTCAAGAGTTGCCAACTTTTACGGACCTCGACGTTATACCCATCGTTCAGGGTTCCCCTTAG
- a CDS encoding protein phosphatase 2c, putative (encoded by transcript PVX_080240A), giving the protein MMNPNEGSEEKAAQKGSQGGTPKGAQTGEQKNASKEAQTGEKENTPKGNPSGLQKTEERRPSQGDPKQDNADANQEDTQKNVKDYNNINDIISYIIKVGVWEMYTYEWLMNRKTFLYYNTYVENYFFYDKNNNLTPFNERYFFLYVLTFDNTDFVASFFFKKNEKKKKKKKIKLSSYTKTMQGRRKKQEDRYTVINDMTKYIDAYDYKTLFFYKRNPFYCFSVIDGHRGIKACEYCMTHIVKNIIYYFYNQDNVREDEFKLGSSSATKDSKQDPSDGPSCAEKGATHKREVQGTAAKGHTQEESQKGENKNRDDSSSTSFSREDSSTGDDKKGSPSRSITQESEKEEGRSKDKRMMAKEQTSKSKKRKIDSSDITESEENPSQRESEDDDEKRSGESVSADSDESSSEEKDQCTRTSIMEDRAKSKSANASGSEQKKLVFLEDLTDEEIINCIKLAFLRTDEQFLKVSKFPNHGCTVVSLIIIKNKMFIANLGDCRAIGIVNVNDTLKPEMLSQDHKPNEPKERERVKKMGGEVICMQNVFRVKANAKKTTSDPSSLLDRLPMKEEVYLAISRAIGDKDFKENNVVSALPDVICRELCDADKGDKELEKENVEEPDSTVKVKVEEDYFKEDEPFFFSADEMNYLFVVLACDGVWDTLSNKDVAQILQTYQHDPDKACSEIIKTAFACGSQDNITAIVLKFF; this is encoded by the exons ATGATGAATCCCAACGAGGGATCCGAGGAAAAGGCAGCCCAAAAGGGCTCGCAGGGGGGTACACCAAAGGGggcccaaacgggggagcaGAAGAACGCATCGAAGGAAGCCCAAAcgggtgaaaaggaaaacacacCGAAAGGGAACCCATCAGGTTTACAGAAAACGGAGGAGAGGAGGCCCTCCCAAGGTGACCCCAAACAGGACAACGCGGACGCGAACCAAGAAGACACGCAGAAAAACGTAAAGGATTACAATAACATTAATGACATCATCAGCTACATTATTAAAGTGGGTGTGTGGGAAATGTACACGTACGAGTGGCTAATGAATAGGAAAACCTTCCTTTACTACAATACGTACGTagagaattattttttttacgacaAAAACAACAATTTGACGCCGTTTAATGAgaggtacttttttttatatgtacttaCATTTGATAACACCGATTTTgtagctagctttttttttaaaaaaaatgaaaaaaaaaaaaaaaaaaaaaaaattaagctgAGCAGTTACACAAAAACCATGcaagggaggagaaaaaaacaggaagATCGCTACACAGTCATTAACGATATGACCAAGTATATAGATGCTTATGATTAcaaaactttatttttttacaaaagaaaTCCATTTTATTGCTTTTCCGTAATTGATGGGCATAGAGGTATAAAGGCGTGCGAATATTGTATGACCCACATAGTGAAGAATATTATTTACTACTTTTATAACCAAGACAATGTCAGAGAGGATGAATTTAAACTTGGCTCCTCGTCTGCCACAAAGGATAGTAAGCAGGATCCCTCTGATGGTCCAAGTTGCGCGGAGAAAGGCGCTACGCACAAAAGGGAGGTTCAAGGCACGGCGGCCAAAGGACACACCCAGGAAGAAAGccaaaagggtgaaaataaaaaccgtGATGACAGCAGCTCCACGAGTTTCTCCCGCGAGGACTCTTCCACAGGGGATGATAAGAAAGGCTCGCCATCACGGAGCATCACACAAGAgagcgaaaaggaggaaggtAGAAGCAAGGACAAACGTATGATGGCAAAGGAACAAACTTCAAAAAgtaagaagagaaaaatagaCAGCAGCGACATTACAGAAAGTGAAGAAAACCCATCGCAGAGAGAAAGCGAAGATGACGACGAGAAGCGTAGCGGAGAGAGCGTAAGCGCCGATTCGGATGAAAGCTCCTCGGAAGAAAAGGACCAGTGCACCCGTACCTCCATAATGGAGGATAGGGCAAAATCAAAGAGTGCCAACGCGAGCGGGAGTGAGCAGAAAAAACTTGTATTTTTAGAGGACCTCACAGatgaagaaattataaattgtataaaaCTGGCCTTCTTAAGGACAGACGAACAGTTCCTCAAAGTTTCGAAATTCCCGAACCATGGCTGCACGGTGGTTTCCCTCATCATCATAAAGAACAAGATGTTTATTGCCAACCTGGGGGACTGCCGGGCGATAGGCATCGTCAACGTGAACGACACATTG AAACCTGAAATGCTGTCGCAAGACCATAAACCCAATGAGCCCAAGGAAAGGGAgcgggtaaaaaaaatgggaggcgAAGTCATCTGCATGCAGAACGTGTTTCGAGTTAAGGCCAACGCGAAGAAG ACCACCTCGGACCCTTCCAGTTTGCTGGATCGCTTGCCAATGAAGGAGGAAGTTTACCTTGCGA TTTCCAGAGCCATAGGAGACAAAGACTTCAAAGAAAACAACGTCGTGTCGGCCCTACCAGATGTCATATGCAGAGAGCTGTGCGACGCGGACAAAGGTGACAAGGaattggaaaaggaaaatgttgAAGAACCCGACTCGACGGTAAAAgtcaaagtggaagaagatTATTTCAAAGAAGatgagcctttttttttttccgcggaTGAGATGAATTACCTGTTTGTTGTTTTGGCTTGTGATGGAGTGTGGGACACCCTGTCCAATAAG GACGTGGCCCAGATTTTGCAAACCTACCAGCACGACCCGGACAAGGCCTGCAgcgaaattataaaaacggCGTTTGCCTGCGGAAGTCAG GATAACATAACCGCCATTGTGTTGAAATTTTTCTGA